From a single Aspergillus puulaauensis MK2 DNA, chromosome 2, nearly complete sequence genomic region:
- a CDS encoding uncharacterized protein (COG:S;~EggNog:ENOG410Q245;~InterPro:IPR036864,IPR007219,IPR001138;~PFAM:PF00172;~go_function: GO:0000981 - DNA-binding transcription factor activity, RNA polymerase II-specific [Evidence IEA];~go_function: GO:0003677 - DNA binding [Evidence IEA];~go_function: GO:0008270 - zinc ion binding [Evidence IEA];~go_process: GO:0006351 - transcription, DNA-templated [Evidence IEA];~go_process: GO:0006355 - regulation of transcription, DNA-templated [Evidence IEA]) has product MDEIAALRDTFGDRKPPEISRKITACVACRKQKIKCHMKADGQPPCTRCSKRGLPCTVNRSLQMLLEDDITWKHGITEKIRRLEGVTNELMARVPGPAIQPPAQPKDQTRPEQTRPVRREVENSDEQTWEVDPKCEPASIPASCISEMSNPSPREALVPSPANLISRGILSRHEAEELFQRYHERLDHLLYRILGDHQRLETVLSSSPLLTAAICTVAALHSQTFGHLFDKCYREFKQLVGATTFSRFHNVDDVRGLCIGAFWLHELSWSLAGTAVRIALEIKLNHSIYQALRGARSAYMQTRLYYLVYVCDHHCSVLYGRPPMSRDCDSIKGATQFLETEHATEDDVRLVSQVKIWLISASVFDTFGVDVETPVPSTKLAQLRRFSIALDTWYADWSDSFGPNARVGNYPAKGVGLHFHFAKLYLCSHAFRGAQSSPDPKRRFSSSEMEEVANTAVLCAASILGVMTADAELQSLLNGLPLCFDTMIAFAVVFLLKVATEYTDAVTLDKGKMLSLVDRTIDMLQRTTSEMHRQHLLVRIGCGVQRLRSKFDDGSNNNNISAPPAPVFGTPQTSPVDLLQGDIEWMQNMSDFDLFNLQAPLSGLGEWPLDGEFGHAL; this is encoded by the exons ATGGACGAGATCGCGGCGCTGCGAGACACATTCGGTGACCGCAAACCCCCCGAGATCAGCAGGAAAATTACGGCCTGCGTTGCTTGTCGGAAGCAGAAG ATTAAATGCCATATGAAAGCAGACGGCCAGCCGCCATGCACGCGATGCTCCAAGCGGGGCCTGCCCTGTACCGTCAACCGCAgcctgcagatgctgctAGAGGACGACATTAC atgGAAGCACGGAATTACAGAGAAGATCCGCAGACTGGAGGGCGTCACGAATGAACTGATGGCTCGAGTACCTGGGCCTGCTATCCAGCCTCCTGCACAGCCCAAAGACCAGACAAGACCAGAGCAGACAAGACCAGTGCGTAGAGAAGTCGAAAATAGCGACGAGCAGACCTGGGAAGTCGACCCGAAATGCGAACCAGCCTCGATTCCAGCATCCTGCATCTCAGAAATGAGCAACCCCAGTCCGCGCGAAGCCCTGGTCCCCTCGCCCGCAAACCTGATCTCGAGGGGCATCTTGTCGCGACATGAAGCAGAAGAACTCTTCCAGAGATACCACGAGCGCCTCGATCATCTTCTCTACCGTATTCTCGGAGACCATCAAAGACTAGAAACGGTTTTATCCAGTTCTCCCCTCCTAACAGCAGCCATCTGCACTGTCGCTGCGCTGCACTCGCAGACATTCGGCCATCTGTTCGACAAGTGCTATCGTGAATTCAAGCAGCTGGTGGGAGCAACGACATTCTCACGATTCCATAATGTAGACGACGTCCGGGGACTCTGTATCGGCGCATTCTGGCTGCACGAGCTATCCTGGTCCTTAGCAGGCACTG CCGTCCGAATCGCCCTCGAAATAAAACTAAACCACAGCATCTACCAAGCGCTGAGAGGCGCTCGCTCCGCATACATGCAGACACGCCTCTACTATCTGGTTTACGTCTGCGACCACCACTGCTCAGTCCTCTACGGGCGCCCACCCATGTCCCGCGACTGCGACAGCATAAAAGGCGCAACCCAGTTCCTAGAAACCGAACACGCAACCGAAGACGACGTGCGACTCGTCTCGCAGGTGAAGATCTGGCTGATCTCCGCGTCTGTATTTGATACCTTCGGCGTGGACGTCGAGACTCCTGTCCCATCCACGAAACTCGCCCAGCTGCGCCGGTTCTCCATCGCCCTGGACACCTGGTACGCGGACTGGAGCGATAGCTTTGGCCCGAATGCAAGGGTTGGGAATTACCCAGCCAAGGGCGTCGGGCTGCACTTCCACTTCGCGAAGCTGTATCTGTGCTCGCATGCCTTCCGGGGCGCGCAATCCTCGCCTGATCCGAAGCGGCGGTTCTCGTCGtctgagatggaggaggtcgCGAACACGGCTGTTCTCTGCGCGGCGTCGATATTGGGCGTTATGACGGCTGATGCGGAGCTGCAGTCTCTGTTGAATGGCCTGCCGCTGTGCTTTGATACGATGATTGCGTTTGCGGTTGTCTTTCTGCTCAAGGTTGCCACGGAGTATACGGATGCGGTGACCCTGGATAAAGGGAAGATGCTCTCGCTTGTGGATCGGACGATTGACATGCTGCAGCGGACGACGAGCGAGATGCATAGACAGCACTTGCTTGTGAGGATTGGGTGTGGAGTGCAGAGGCTGCGTAGCAAGTTTGACGACGgcagcaataataataacatatctgctcctcctgcaccGGTATTTGGGACGCCGCAGACTTCGCCTGTGGATCTGCTCCAGGGAGATATCGAGTGGATGCAGAACATGAGTGACTTTGACTTGTTTAATCTCCAGGCACCGCTTTCAGGGCTGGGAGAGTGGCCGCTGGATGGGGAGTTTGGGCATGCCTTGT
- the PHO84_1 gene encoding inorganic phosphate transporter Pho84 (COG:P;~EggNog:ENOG410PFTP;~InterPro:IPR005829,IPR005828,IPR036259,IPR020846;~PFAM:PF00083,PF07690;~TransMembrane:12 (i12-38o58-75i87-104o110-131i152-175o187-208i248-266o293-313i325-346o352-375i387-408o414-437i);~go_component: GO:0016021 - integral component of membrane [Evidence IEA];~go_function: GO:0022857 - transmembrane transporter activity [Evidence IEA];~go_process: GO:0055085 - transmembrane transport [Evidence IEA]), producing the protein MASLSQKLKFLAIAGAGFFTDGYINLTIGLVVPVLGYLYFQEDDSEVPSVNSDIMKGGLSLGMIVGQVLFGLLSDTWGRQAVYGKELMVTLLGTLLVILLPWNGFSIQDITAWISVFRVLTGVGIGADYPLSSALSVESVSLGTRAVQVLSVFAFIGVGNYAASIVFLVLLRAFKSAVYNNINALEWVWRLLLGIGMVPAALTLYARLTLPETKPYTKYVANDGERRDFRKQMQDFREYFGQWKHAKVLFATSATWFLFDIAYYGINLNQSVILKEIGYSSGPDEWSTLWNTAVGNIIVQSAGYLPGFILGIPLPDRLGRVNQQFYASALVSILYAIWAGIMAPSISTSKGGLLTMFTLCQLVICIGPNCTTFLIPSEVFPTRVRGTAHGISAAAGKCGAVLTAFAFGTVTDRIGLPGVLGLFSGLMALTAGITLMIPETRGRSVDEIEEGVHYGVSPGAGTGSVWGDTGKDQVTVRQDEV; encoded by the exons ATGGCCTCATTATCACAAAAACTCAAGTTTCTAGCTATTGCTGGAGCAGGATTCTTTACCGATGGATATATCAACTTGACCATCGGGCTAG TGGTCCCCGTACTGGGATATCTCTATTTCCAGGAGGACGACTCAGAAGTCCCATCAGTAAACAGCGATATAATGAAAGGAGGACTGAGTCTGGGCATGATCGTGGGCCAGGTCCTCTTTGGCCTTCTGAGTGATACCTGGGGCCGCCAGGCTGTCTATGGCAAGGAATTAATGGTTACCCTGCTTGGGACGTTGCTTGTTATCTTGCTGCCCTGGAATGGATTTTCCATTCAGGATATCACAGCCTGGATATCTGTCTTCCGTGTCTTGACGGGCGTGGGAATTGGAGCTG ACTACCCCCTGTCATCTGCACTGTCGGTAGAGAGTGTCTCTCTGGGCACCAGAGCAGTACAGGTCCTGTCCGTGTTTGCCTTTATCGGGGTGGGCAACTACGCAGCCAGCATCGTGTTCCTCGTCCTGCTTAGGGCGTTCAAGTCTGCGGTGTACAATAACATCAATGCTCTAGAATGGGTTTGGCGGCTGTTACTCGGAATCGGCATGGTTCCTGCAGCTTTGACTCTGTATGCGCGCTTGACGCTGCCAGAGACGAAGCCCTATACGAAGT ATGTTGCCAATGACGGCGAGAGACGAGACTTTCGAAAACAGATGCAGGACTTTCGCGAGTATTTTGGTCAGTGGAAGCATGCGAAAGTGCTCTTTGCGACTTCTGCCACTTGGTTTCTTTT TGATATCGCATACTACGGAATAAACCTCAACCAGAGCGTCATTCTCAAAGAAATCGGATATTCCTCTGGCCCAGACGAATGGTCAACCCTGTGGAACACTGCTGTTGGGAATATCATCGTGCAGTCTGCT GGCTACCTCCCCGGCTTCATCCTAGGAATCCCCCTCCCGGACCGCCTCGGACGCGTCAACCAACAATTCTACGCCTCAGCCCTCGTCTCAATCCTCTACGCCATCTGGGCCGGGATCATGGccccctcaatctcaacatccaaagGCGGACTCCTGACCATGTTCACGCTGTGCCAGCTCGTCATCTGCATCGGGCCAAACTGTACCACATTCCTAATCCCGTCGGAGGTATTCCCCACGCGGGTTCGGGGGACAGCACATGGTATATCTGCCGCCGCGGGGAAGTGCGGTGCTGTCCTTACGGCGTTTGCGTTTGGGACTGTCACGGATAGGATTGGACTGCCTGGGGTTCTTGGGCTGTTTTCGGGGCTTATGGCTCTGACGGCGGGGATTACGTTGATGATTCCGGAGACGAGGGGGAGGAGCGTGGACGAGATTGAGGAGGGGGTGCATTATGGCGTGTCTCCTGGAGCTGGTACTGGTAGTGTGTGGGGGGATACTGGTAAAGACCAGGTTACTGTTAGGCAGGATGAGGTTTAA
- a CDS encoding uncharacterized protein (COG:S;~EggNog:ENOG410PWP0;~SECRETED:SignalP(1-19);~TransMembrane:1 (n6-15c19/20o340-361i)), with amino-acid sequence MAVRMLWLWASLLAISALAEECNRDFEIEYADNTKSLFNNCTTIVGNIDLGEGFKGPITMGDVVNITGTITLRAPSTDDPMGRSSVHRLEAPALEYLGGLVIPDTELGDVSLPKLKNVTGEISISPSNSAGSEVELRFAALEEAGGIDIGLDYMIYDDGSYPLPRLGVDMPSLRSAEYIRLWGYVNSINMPELTTVGQPVDTRHTDRSGLEIQLAEKGDILDISLPKLESVESNLTLSGNIRQPQLDSLTKTSANITIDTSSRLALSLPLIEAKTITLNGTIYSASFSDIQRFESVTVTSQLDDFDCDQFKERLNQASSPGSISCTAGPPSKSLSSGAKIALGVTIPIVMVLVATAMALVLRRRRSVKDKETIAASGTEGPPPYNIAMRPLPPRAEAAAPPPYSAS; translated from the exons ATGGCTGTACGCATGCTCTGGCTATGGGCCAGCCTACTGGCAATTT CTGCACTCGCCGAAGAGTGCAATCGCGATTTCGAAATAGAGTACGCCGACAACACCAAATCGCTCTTCAACAACTGCACCACAATCGTCGGCAACATCGACCTGGGCGAAGGATTCAAGGGCCCGATCACAATGGGCGACGTCGTAAATATCACAGGGACAATCACGCTGCGGGCCCCTTCGACTGATGACCCGATGGGGAGGTCTAGCGTACACCGTCTTGAGGCCCCAGCGCTCGAATACCTGGGTGGCTTGGTGATTCCCGATACAGAACTTGGCGATGTGTCCCTGCCGAAGTTGAAGAACGTTACGGGGGAGATATCGATCTCCCCGTCGAATTCCGCCGGCAGTGAAGTTGAGTTGCGTTTTGcggcgttggaggaggctggtGGGATTGATATTGGGTTGGATTATATGATTTACGACGATGGGAGTTATCCGCTCCCAAGACTAGGCGTTGACATGCCGTCGCTGCGTTCTGCGGAGTATATTCGACTCTGGGGATATGTAAACAG CATTAACATGCCGGAGCTCACCACAGTCGGCCAGCCCGTGGATACCAGGCACACCGATCGTAGTGGGCTCGAGATCCAACTCGCAGAGAAGGGAGACATATTAGATATTAGCCTTCCAAAGCTTGAATCGGTTGAATCAAACCTCACGCTTTCTGGCAATATAAGGCA GCCCCAACTGGATTCCCTGACGAAGACCTCCGCCAATATCACTATAGACACCTCATCTCGTCTGGCCCTATCGCTACCACTCATTGAAGCCAAGACAATTACACTAAACGGCACCATTTACTC CGCCTCGTTCTCCGACATCCAACGTTTCGAATCCGTCACAGTCACCTCCCAACTTGACGACTTCGATTGCGACCAATTCAAAGAGCGGCTGAATCAGGCATCCAGTCCAGGCAGTATATCCTGCACCGCAGGCCCTCCGTCGAAGAGTCTTAGCTCGGGGGCGAAGATCGCGTTGGGGGTTACCATACCGATTGTCATGGTCCTGGTGGCGACTGCCATGGCACTTGtgcttcggcggcgtcgTAGTGTCAAGGACAAAGAGACTATCGCGGCTTCTGGCACGGAGGGTCCTCCTCCTTATAATATCGCGATGCGGCCATTGCCCCCGAGGGCTGAGGCCGCAGCGCCACCGCCGTATTCTGCTAGTTAA